The following coding sequences lie in one Lelliottia jeotgali genomic window:
- a CDS encoding Cytidine deaminase, translating to MHPRFQTAFAQLAENLQSALAPVLADTHFPALLSAEQVTTLKQATGLDEDALAFALLPLAAACARADLSHFNVGAIARGVSGTWYFGGNMEFLGATMQQTVHAEQSAISHAWLRGEKALQAITVNYTPCGHCRQFMNELNSGLQLRINLPGREPHTLGDYLPDAFGPKDLDIKTLLMDDQDHGYALTGDALSQAAIAAANKSHTPYSKSPSGVALELRDGQIFSGSYAENAAFNPTLPPLQGALNLLSLNGYDYPDIQRAILAEIADAPLIQWDATAATLKALGCNSIDRTLLA from the coding sequence ATGCACCCACGTTTTCAAACTGCTTTTGCCCAGTTAGCAGAGAATTTGCAATCAGCCCTGGCTCCGGTTCTGGCGGATACGCACTTCCCCGCCTTGCTGAGCGCAGAGCAGGTCACGACGCTTAAACAGGCAACGGGACTGGACGAAGACGCGCTGGCTTTCGCACTGCTGCCGCTGGCTGCCGCCTGCGCCAGAGCCGATCTCTCCCATTTTAACGTTGGTGCCATTGCGCGCGGCGTGAGCGGGACCTGGTATTTCGGCGGGAACATGGAGTTCCTGGGTGCGACCATGCAACAGACCGTCCACGCCGAACAAAGCGCCATCAGCCATGCCTGGCTGCGCGGTGAAAAAGCGCTGCAGGCCATCACCGTGAACTACACTCCTTGCGGCCACTGCCGCCAGTTTATGAATGAGCTGAACAGCGGTTTGCAACTGCGCATCAATCTGCCTGGCCGTGAGCCACATACGCTGGGTGACTATCTGCCGGATGCCTTTGGCCCGAAAGATCTGGATATCAAAACTCTGCTGATGGATGACCAGGATCACGGCTACGCTTTGACAGGTGATGCGCTGTCCCAGGCCGCAATCGCTGCGGCGAACAAAAGCCACACCCCTTACAGCAAATCACCGAGCGGCGTGGCGCTGGAGCTGCGTGATGGGCAAATTTTCTCCGGGAGCTACGCTGAAAACGCCGCCTTCAACCCAACGCTGCCACCGCTGCAAGGCGCACTGAATCTGCTGAGCCTGAACGGGTACGACTATCCGGATATTCAGCGCGCGATTCTGGCTGAAATTGCCGATGCGCCGTTGATCCAGTGGGACGCCACCGCCGCCACGCTGAAAGCGCTGGGCTGTAACAGCATCGACCGGACATTGCTGGCGTAA
- a CDS encoding SanA protein has product MLKRVFYSLFVLVGILLLTALGLDRWMSWKTAPYIFDDLQDLPYRQVGVVLGTAKYYRTGVINQYYRYRIQGALNAYNSGKVNYLLLSGDNAQQSYNEPMTMRKDLIAAGVDPADIVLDYAGFRTLDSIVRTRKVFDTNDFIIITQRFHCERALFIALHMGIQAQCYAVPSPKDMWSVRVREFGARFGALADLYLFKREPRFLGPLVPIPAMHQVPEDAQDYPAVTPEQLLELQKKEKK; this is encoded by the coding sequence ATGTTAAAGCGCGTGTTTTACAGCCTGTTTGTCCTGGTCGGCATTCTGCTGTTGACTGCACTTGGCCTCGACCGTTGGATGAGCTGGAAAACCGCCCCTTACATCTTTGATGATCTGCAGGATTTACCTTATCGCCAGGTCGGCGTGGTGCTGGGTACCGCCAAGTATTACCGTACTGGCGTTATTAATCAGTATTATCGCTACCGCATTCAGGGCGCGCTTAACGCCTATAACAGCGGAAAGGTCAATTACCTGCTGCTGAGTGGCGATAACGCCCAACAAAGTTATAACGAGCCGATGACCATGCGAAAGGATTTGATTGCCGCAGGTGTCGATCCGGCAGATATCGTGCTCGACTACGCCGGATTCCGTACCCTGGATTCCATCGTCCGCACGCGCAAGGTCTTTGATACCAACGATTTTATTATTATCACCCAGCGCTTCCACTGCGAACGGGCACTGTTTATCGCCCTGCACATGGGCATTCAGGCCCAGTGTTATGCCGTTCCCTCACCGAAAGATATGTGGAGCGTTCGGGTACGTGAATTTGGCGCCCGCTTTGGCGCGCTGGCCGATCTCTATCTGTTCAAACGTGAACCGCGTTTCCTCGGCCCGTTAGTTCCGATTCCGGCGATGCATCAGGTGCCTGAAGATGCGCAGGATTATCCAGCGGTGACGCCGGAACAGCTTCTTGAATTGCAAAAGAAAGAGAAAAAATAA
- a CDS encoding LrgA-associated membrane protein LrgB, whose translation MIANIWWSLPLTLVVFFAARKLAARFKMALLNPLLIAMVVIIPFLLFTGIPYERYFAGSKILNDLLQPAVVALAFPLYEQLHQIRARWKSIITICLIGSVVAMVTGTSVALLMGASPQIAASILPKSVTTPIAMAVGGSIGGIPAISAMCVIFVGILGAVFGHTLLNLMRIRTKAARGLAMGTASHALGTARCAELDYQEGAFSSLALVICGIMTSLIAPFLFPIILAIVG comes from the coding sequence ATGATAGCCAATATCTGGTGGTCGCTGCCGTTGACCCTGGTGGTGTTTTTCGCTGCGCGTAAACTTGCGGCCCGCTTTAAGATGGCGTTGCTCAATCCGCTGCTCATTGCCATGGTGGTCATTATTCCGTTCCTGCTGTTCACCGGTATTCCTTATGAGCGCTATTTTGCCGGTAGCAAGATTCTGAACGATTTACTCCAGCCTGCCGTTGTGGCACTGGCGTTCCCGCTGTATGAGCAATTGCATCAAATCCGCGCACGCTGGAAGTCAATCATCACCATTTGCCTGATTGGCAGCGTGGTGGCAATGGTCACTGGCACGTCAGTGGCGCTGCTGATGGGCGCATCTCCGCAAATTGCCGCCTCTATTCTGCCGAAATCCGTGACCACACCCATTGCAATGGCCGTTGGCGGCAGCATCGGCGGGATACCGGCGATCAGCGCCATGTGCGTTATTTTTGTCGGTATTTTAGGCGCGGTGTTTGGTCATACTTTGCTAAATTTAATGCGTATCCGGACCAAAGCTGCGCGCGGCCTGGCGATGGGTACCGCTTCGCACGCCCTTGGCACTGCGCGCTGTGCTGAACTGGATTATCAGGAAGGCGCGTTCAGTTCGCTGGCGCTGGTGATTTGCGGGATCATGACTTCGCTCATCGCTCCCTTCCTGTTCCCAATTATTCTGGCGATCGTTGGCTAA